DNA sequence from the Treponema sp. OMZ 838 genome:
GATATCGGCAGTGCATTGGATGCAATCCAAGATTCATTAAATAAACGAGGAAAAAACAACCGATATAAAATTTTATTATTGGTAACGGATCTTGAACAAGATGCGCCGTGGACATCAAAATATCGCGGAAAACAGGAATCGTTTAAAAGTCCGTATCTTGCAGAAGCGCGCATTATCAAACATGATAATTGGTACGAAATAACACTGGATATGGATATTCAGGATAAGGTTGTTAAAACGACTCAAGAACTCTATACGAATATTATTGATAATAAGGGAGTGCCCCGTAGTAATGATGACCAAAATAAAGTGCTTATCACCGAAGAAAAAAAATAAATTGCGGAATTATAAAGCAGGGCGTTTTTAAAGATGAAAAAATTGTTTTATATACTTTGCATTGCGGCGGTTATTGTTATTATCGGTCTATTGACTTATCAGCGTATTGTTCGCCAACGGATGCAGGTAATACCACGGAATGCTCAAACAATTATTCCCGTTGCGCCGCAATTGCATCAGCAAGAAGTTTCCGCTTCGGAAGTAATACCGGAAACCGTACAATCGGTTATTACGCTGCTCAGCGATGAGGTACTTGTTGAGGATATACAAGCGGATCTGAATGGTGATAATAAAGAAGATAAAATTATTGCTGCAAAAAAATTATCCGATCAATTCATCTATCTTTTTATATTTTTACAGGATAATGATGCTTACACTTTTACAAGAGCGGCAGAAATAAAAACGGAAGCAACCCATGCGAAAACGCTTTCCGTTTATACGTTAATGGTACAAGAGTACCCATATCCTGTTATAGCGTATAATGGAATGAATGCCGACAGTATGCAGGTTTTCGGTATGTATGCGTTGGAAATCGATGACAATAAAATGATCAGTATCAATTCTTTAGCCGGTATACAAGCGGACGGTCAAATTATACTGAAAAATGAACAGAATAATTCGATTTCCGATTATACGATATCTGCATATTATTCCGATAAAGATGCTCCAAATACGCTCAACCAAATAGAAAAACAATATACATGGAATGCTAAAAAAGAATCTTTTGTGCAAACAAAAGAAATAAAGATTCCCGGAAAAAGAATTGAAAGTCAATTTCTTCAAAAATTTCAAACAGGGGATAGTAATTCTTTTCAAGAATTTCTTGATGGATTATGGTATCAGCCAAGTGCAAAAAGAGATCAAAACCGGAGTATCTTTTTTAACCGGTCAGAAAATGAAATCATTTTTTCCGTTGATAATATTCAAGAACTGTTCACTATTGATTCGATAACACCGCGCAGATTCGGTATTTATTTTTCTACAAAAAATGCTTCTATTTCGAGTATTCATCGGCGCATCAGTATTGAGTTGATTGGAGTTGATGAGGTGCATGTAAGAGTTATCGATGATATTGCACGTTTGAAAATCGGTGTTGCATCAAACTGGGATGGAACATACCGAAAAATAAGCAATACCGTACGAGAAGTGCAGAGCAGTACCATGCTTGACAATATAAAAAAGATATTAACTGCGGATGAAAAAACATGGGCAAGTGCAGAGGGTTATTCTTTATCTTTTTCGGATAATTCGTATCGCTTGCTGCAAGATACGGTGCAGCAATTAGGATGGTATACGATTTTGCAGATAAAAGGTAATACTGTGTTGCAGCTTAAAGACACTGAAAATAATGAGCGCTTTTTTAGTCTTATACTTGATAATGCCGGTAAGCGATTAAGCTTAATAGAAGTTTCCGTTACGTTGAGCGGTATTACACCGATTGGAAAATCACCGCTTATATTTGAATAAGCTTTTGAGATGCATACCGTAACATATCCGCGAGGCAGAGCTTTTGTATAAAATTCTACCTCGCGGAATATCGCAGAATACCGCGTCTTGACTTTGACTGTTTCGGCAGCGGAATGTGTTTTATCTTATCGTTTTACAATAACGGCAGTACCTTGACCTCCGCCGATACACAGAGAAGCAAGACCGAGCTTTTTATCCGATCGAATCATTTCGTGCAGGAGGGTTACTAAAATACGATTGCCCGAAGCTCCTACCGGATGTCCAAGCGCAATGGCGCCGCCGTTGACGTTCGTTCGTTTTAATAGAGCATCACGATCAACACCGTGCTCCTGTACCAATTCATGGATAACACCTAGAGACTGAGCCGCAAATGCCTCATTCAATTCAATCAGTTCCATATCGGAAAGTTTCAGCGATGCATAGTTTAATGCATTACGGATTGCCGGAACGGGACCTAATCCCATTACGAGCGGGTCGACGCCGCCTTGCCCGATGCCGATAATTTCCGCAAGAGGTTTTAGGTTATATTTCTTTACGGCTGCTTCACTTGCAATCAGTACAAAAGAAGCTCCGTCATTTATTCCCGATGCATTGCCCGCTGTAACGGTACCGTCGCTTTTAAAGGCAGGTTTGAGCTTTGCAAGTTTTTCGAGGTCGGTGGTACGATTGGGGTATTCGTCGGTGTCAAAAACGATATCGCCTTTTTTATTATGGATGATAATCGGAACTATTTCGTTTTTAAATTTGCCTGCATCGATAGCGGCAATCGCTTTTTGCTGGGAGGCGAATGCAAATTCATCCTGCTCTGCTCTGGTAATATTGAATTTTGCCGCGATGTTTTCGGCTGTAATTCCCATGTGGATATTTGCACGGGCATCGGTTAAGGCGTCATAAATCATGTGATCGACCGCCTGCCAGTTTCCCATCTTATTTCCGCTGCGGGTATTTGCGGGTACGAGATACGGAGCAAGAGACATTGATTCTACACCGCCTGCAACAACAATATCATTAAAGCCCGCTTGAATAGACATGACCGCTTCCATAACCGTCCGCAAGCCGGAACCGCAGACCATATTGGTTGAATGAGCGCACACGGTTTCGGGGATTCCCGCTTCCAATGCGATGGTACGTCCGATATTTTGTCCGAGTCCGGCGCCG
Encoded proteins:
- a CDS encoding vWA domain-containing protein, with the protein product MLKIKSIFFAVSFFIISFTVFAGERTIPVDIFLMIDKSQSMNEPGKFESLHKWVRDTLVAEMLIPDDWITVWEFYEKPHELQTLVIKNENDRNSLIKTIDNITPNGAFTDIGSALDAIQDSLNKRGKNNRYKILLLVTDLEQDAPWTSKYRGKQESFKSPYLAEARIIKHDNWYEITLDMDIQDKVVKTTQELYTNIIDNKGVPRSNDDQNKVLITEEKK
- a CDS encoding pallilysin-related adhesin; this translates as MKKLFYILCIAAVIVIIGLLTYQRIVRQRMQVIPRNAQTIIPVAPQLHQQEVSASEVIPETVQSVITLLSDEVLVEDIQADLNGDNKEDKIIAAKKLSDQFIYLFIFLQDNDAYTFTRAAEIKTEATHAKTLSVYTLMVQEYPYPVIAYNGMNADSMQVFGMYALEIDDNKMISINSLAGIQADGQIILKNEQNNSISDYTISAYYSDKDAPNTLNQIEKQYTWNAKKESFVQTKEIKIPGKRIESQFLQKFQTGDSNSFQEFLDGLWYQPSAKRDQNRSIFFNRSENEIIFSVDNIQELFTIDSITPRRFGIYFSTKNASISSIHRRISIELIGVDEVHVRVIDDIARLKIGVASNWDGTYRKISNTVREVQSSTMLDNIKKILTADEKTWASAEGYSLSFSDNSYRLLQDTVQQLGWYTILQIKGNTVLQLKDTENNERFFSLILDNAGKRLSLIEVSVTLSGITPIGKSPLIFE
- a CDS encoding acetyl-CoA C-acetyltransferase — encoded protein: MTLSKSYIVSAKRTAIGKFLGGLSAVQPKDMGSAVVKALLEDAKVKPDQVSELICGNVLGAGLGQNIGRTIALEAGIPETVCAHSTNMVCGSGLRTVMEAVMSIQAGFNDIVVAGGVESMSLAPYLVPANTRSGNKMGNWQAVDHMIYDALTDARANIHMGITAENIAAKFNITRAEQDEFAFASQQKAIAAIDAGKFKNEIVPIIIHNKKGDIVFDTDEYPNRTTDLEKLAKLKPAFKSDGTVTAGNASGINDGASFVLIASEAAVKKYNLKPLAEIIGIGQGGVDPLVMGLGPVPAIRNALNYASLKLSDMELIELNEAFAAQSLGVIHELVQEHGVDRDALLKRTNVNGGAIALGHPVGASGNRILVTLLHEMIRSDKKLGLASLCIGGGQGTAVIVKR